The Allocoprobacillus halotolerans nucleotide sequence AGATTCAACAATTTCGATTTCCAGTGTGCTAAAACAGTTAGATGTCAGCAAATCAGGTTATTATGATTACATTAATAGAAAGCCAAGCTATACAAAACAAAGAAGAGAAAAATTACAAAGAAAGTTGAGGAAATTTATAGAAATTCTCATGAAATATATGGCTCACCAAAAATAACAGAGATGCTCAATCAAAATGGTGAAAAAGTCAGTCAAAGATACATTTATTCCATCATGAGAGAAAACAGCTGGAAGGCTAGATATGTAAAGCCATACGTTCAAACAACAATAAGTGAGGATTTCTCTTCAAGGCTTAAAAATCTGCTCAATAGACATTTTAATCCATCAAGACCTGATTGTGCCTGGTGTACAGATATAACTTATATAAGAACAGTTGATGAAGGCTTTGTCTATTTGACAAGCGTCATGGACCTATACTCAAGAAAAATCATATCATGGGTGCTGACAAAAACGATGGAAACAGATGAAGTTCTAAAAAGTATTGAAAAGGCAAAGGAAAGAAGGAAGGTAGAAAAACCATTAGTGGTGCAAAGTGACAGGGGCGTGCAGTTCACATCAACTAAATATCAGGAGATGACAGAAGGATTTGTAACAAGTTACTCAAGAAAAGGAACACCATGGGATAATGCCTGTATAGAATCATTTCATGCATTAATCAAAAGGGAGTGGTTGAATTTTTATAAGATAATGAATTATGAAGAAGCATATCAACTTGTATTTGAATACATAGAGGGATTCTACAATACAATAAGGATTCATTCACATTGTGGGTATCAGTCACCCAACGAATACGAGAAAAACTATATGTTAGCAGTGACTAACAAAAATCAAACAACTTTTATTACAAATTCTGCAATTTAAGTTGTCCGAAATCTTGACATAGTACCACAATCTGATTATCATATGTTCCCATATAGATAAGCAAATAGTCATCTTCACTTTTCACCCCTAAAGAAATACCATCTGCAGTCCATTCAATCGGCTCTTTGGGATAACAGCTCTTAAGATAATGAGCATTTTCCTCGTCACTATGCTGTCGCTTAAAATATGCAATGATTTCCTGTGAAGGAACCACCATTTCATCTTGATAAGCAAAAAGATGTACCATAGCATTTCTATTCAGTATCTTCATACGGTAAGCCTGTTGAAGTCCGTTCATATTACGCCATGCTGGTAACATATAGTCACCACTGTCAATCAGTTTAGCAATTTCAAACTGAAGTTCATAGAAACTAAGATGACTAAATGTCTGGTGTTTAAGATAAGTCCCACTCCAGATGTCCAACCCATCATCCTTTTTTCTGTAACCTATATGTGTAAAATCAAAATTTTCTGGTCGTCTGAATACTTCAACCAGAGTATCACTGTATGCTTCAGCAAGATAATCAGCACGTTCTCTTTCATCGGTATGATGAATAAAAAATTGATATATTTCTTCCTTTGAATGATTCATCGCAATATCCTCATAAAGAAGATTAGGCAAATCATCCAAAGAAAAAGGCGGTATCTTTGGTTTTTGTACCACCTCGATATCGCCTAATTCCAGGTCTAGTTGTAAATGAGCTGAGTGAGAATGATTTCCTCCACCTGTTCCTTGAGGCTGTTCATATGTCCCACCCAAGCCATTTGATTGGTTTTCTTGTCTGGTGCTGGGTTTTTGATTAACATCTGTTCCATTAACTGCTCCATCATCATTTCACTTCCACTTGAATTTGTTGCAAGTGTGTGTTCAATTGATTCCTGCTCATGAGAGCGAACAAGTGTCCTGGCTGATTCTCCTTGAGATAAGCTCGACGCATCATTGCGTATTTCCCAGTTATCTTCGTTTTGTCCATCTTGAGATTTGGAAACTGATAATCCTCTACCTGACTGTATGTTATGCTCATCTGTTATTCCTCCTTCACCTTTATTTTCAACTTCATTGTCTAACTTTTCTGATGATTTTTCAAATGTGCGATTTTGATTTTTGATTAAATCTCTTGCAATCACGCCTATTTTTGACAGAACTTCATCTGACATATCTCGATGTGCATTTCCTAACACACCAATTGTATCAGGTGTATCAAGCAGCTCAATTCCATTAAAATCTTCTTCATCAAAATAAAGATTTGTATCTAACTGACATCTTTTCATCAGTGCATAGCTTAATGAATTTTCCATCAGCCTTACTAACAGCTGTTTAATTTCATGTTCACCATATAACATCAGCGAACTGTCATCAATGAATTTATTTAACTGAATAAGATAATCCGAATAGCTACCCTCTACTAATTGTTTTGAAACATGAGTTAAAACTTCTTCTAGATTTGTGCTTTTTATATCCAGCTTAAACTCATTACTTAACTGTTCAATTACCACATCATGCATAGATTCATCAATTGACCATGTCCTGACTGGCTTTTTGTTTGATTCAGTATCAGAAACATCAAAAACATATCGCAATCCATAACCGTATCTAGTTTCTTGAATCAATGCAATTCCTTTAGAACCTTTCTTGATCCACCTGCCCATTCTGTTATTCCATGTATCAAAGGACGCACACACTGTTGCATCTGGTCTTTGAGCATGAATCAATATCTGATCGGTAAAGCTGTATTTAAACATGTAGCACGTTGTATCAAGAAATTTCATCCAGCTTGTACCATCATGAGTAATCTTTTGTGATGTTTCTTCTAAAAGACTGCTTATATATTCCAATTTATTCAATCATTATCACCTCTTTCCTGACAAAAAAAGAACTCAAAAATGAGTTCCAATTGTAAATGAAGTATCTATTTAATTTACGTTGTTTATTATATACATTTTCTAACTATATAGAATTTAATTACCATATATTGTATGATATTTTATTTGACAATTCATTAATATCAAGTCCATATTGATAATAATAGCTCATAGTTTCTATCCTAAAGATATCCAATAATTGATTTTTTCGCTATCACTCATTTTATTAATGATACGTGGACTAATCATAATATTATCAGCTAACAATGGGATAATTATATTAAATCTCTTAAGAATCGATTTTTCTGAAAACATAATAAATTGTTGCATAAATGCTTTAAAATATTTTTCGTTTTCTTTTAAAGATGAAATTAGTATATAGCTTTGATTCTCCGTTGGAAATATCGAAATATGAAGAAGTGGAAAATTATTATTTTCCTCTCCAAAGAAAGAGCCGTCTAGTTTTCTACACATATTGATTGAAGTACTTACAGCAGATTCAATCACTTTATTTATCGTAATAATTCTACAAAGCAACTCTTGGTATTGTTTTGTATGATAAATTTGCCAAAAAAGTTCCAATTCTTCAGCATATGCTTTTTGATCTTCTAATATCTGTTGACTAATTTGAGTACCATTATATTTATCTGCAATATCAGCATCATTATATTTAGACCAATATGTGTGCAACAAAGCTTTTAAAGCATATTGAAAACATTGTTTTGGTTCCTTAAGAAATTCTTTTTTCGATATCAGCAAATAATATTTCATCATGTTCTTTACACAAGCATTTAAAAATAGATGCTTCTTGTGAAATTCCTTTAGCTTTTAAGTCATATTCAAATATTTCCTGACCTTTGGTAGTTTCTCCTAAACAATACACAATACCATTTTCAGCAAGTTGTGATAAAATTCCATTATGCTGAATTGAATGAGACTTTATTGATTTTTTACCACACAAAATACCATCACTATCAGGTACAATACAATTCATTTTGAATTTTCTATGCTTTTTTCTTGCATCAGCTAATGCTTGCATTGATGAATGCATACAACTCCCCTTCATTCACGTATAAAAATAGTAGGTTTTATATCAATAAAATACACTATTTATAATACGTTTCTATTTTTTCAAAAGTTCATCAACATTTCTTTCTTCATCCACATAATCAGCACTCTGATGTTTTCCAGTTTCTAAATACATAATCCAGTTCTGTAATGAAGAAATATAATTATCATCCAAAGTACCTAACTTAGAATATTTCCCAACATAATTATTTCCTGCTTCCCATATTTCATGAGATACAGGATATAAGTGGCCAAGTCTAGTATCATTTATTATATGTGCATAACCATTCTCATCAATCACTAATTGATTATTAACTCTATCATCAGCCTGCATCATTACATATTGAATTTCTTCTTTTGTAAACAAATGGGAAGGACGTCCATTTCTTACGAGTGATATAGAAAAATAACTTTCATATTTTTTCAATTCAGCCAATTCCCTTTCTTGAAGAAAGTCTATCACTCGTTTCGTTAACATATTTTGCATTTCTATTGCTTTTGTTCTGTCTGAAAGAGAAAAACAATCATCAATAGATAACTTTAATTTTTTGATATATCCATCTTTACAAAGATAATAACATTTATCACTTATTAAATCAAAAATATCATTATCTATTGCTTTAAATTTAAAGGTGAACTTTATATTAGTTGAAGCTGAATCAATATATTCTGAAATAATATCTGTAAAATTCCAATTCATAAAATTACTTTCTATATATTTAGAAATCATCTCTTCTTGTTTTATTTTTTCTTTTATTCTTAGTTCTTCTATATGATTTACTTTCTCACTAAAAGGATTTTTATTAAAAAATTCTAATCGAAGTATCCTTGCTTCAATTTCATCTTCAGAAAGATTATTAAATTCTTTATTTTGCTTAATATAGGTATATGCTTTTGAATAATATTTAACCAAATTATCTATATACCTTCGAAACTCATCAATTGTACAATCTCCATGTCTCCCATCATAAGTTCCATTAATTCCATTATAAGGCCCTGTTTTCATTACAATCATGATTCTACCCTTAACAAAACGTTCTATCACCTCAAACCCTTTCGGTAGAAGCATTCCACTATCATAATCATAAACACCATATTGAGCATATTGCGCTGAAACATAATGTCCTGGTATATCCTCTACAAGATTTTCACGATCAAAATATACTGGGGTTTCAAGAATTGGTTCTAATTCATCTAATTCTAACAAAAAATAATTCCATTTATAATTTTTATTAAAACCTTCAAAATATAATCTCTTTGGTTTGACTATATAACAAAAACCTATCGTATCATATAGTTTAATGCAGTTATCTTCATTTGCTTTTTTTGCATAAAACAAATCCAATCCACCATTTGTATGAAAAAGCATATGATTATACGCTGGTATACTAGTAATAATATTTAATATTTCTACTATTGAATTGATATCTTGCCATGATGAAGAATCCGGAGGATACAATCCAAATAACTGTTTATTAAGAAATTTCCAATCACTAGCTTGTGATTTATTCAAATCGGATATAATCTCAATCCAAAGTAACAGTTTTTCTTTAAATTCTTTTATTGTAGGACGCAAATTTGGATCATTATTAGTTGATTCTTGAAAAAGTTCTTCTATTTCAACAAGATGTATATCTTTATAATCTTTAATAAAATGTAATCCATGTGTTGAATCTTGGAAGTTATATACACCATCATACCCTTTTTCATTTTTGGTTAATAACATCCACATTGTTTTAGCCAAAGAAAAAACATCTGCCTTTTTCCCATCAGCATCTTTAGGATTTCGCTTCATTTCAGGAGCAATGGTAAAAATAGCTCCTAAACCTCTATCTGACCTAGTAAGATTATTGATATTATCAGGAAAATCAACTAAACCAAAATCTCCAAAGCAAAACCTATCGTTATAATAATAAATATTAGATGGTTTAATATCTCTATGAGATATTCCTTTTTCATGTAATTTTTCTAAGGTTTCACATAGTTGAATTATCCCTAGCACAATTTCATTAATACTAGTTTTTTCTCTAAATGGTCTAAAATCGGTGTAGCAATAGGCATACTATACCAATATTCATTATATGAAAAATCATAAATGGGCATAACTCCTTCTATTTCTTTATAATTATTTACCATAATTTTAATTTCATCTGTAAAACGTTGTTTTTTTTCATAAAATTGTTTATTTGTTAAAAGTTTCAAAGCAAAATCCTTATTATTCTTTTTATTTTTTACGTGTAATACTGTTGCATTCCCACCTTTTCCCAACTTTCCAATTTCTTGATATATACTTTCATATCTACACTTATGATTTGACATAAATACCTCCTTACATATTATTAAACCGAACACTCTGCACATTAAATAACAGATTAAAACTGCAAATTAAAATAACTTAAAGGGTATGATAAATGTCAATAAATTATTTTTTATAATAAACTACATCATGCTCATTTATAAACTACTAATAAAATATCATTTTATTTGTCTTTCAAAAATTATATCACTGAAATCGTCAAAATACTATATTAATATAAGTTATAAATAATACATAAAACCTTTTTATTTATAGTTATAGTACATAACTAGCAACTTGTTTTTTTATTGGATTGAAATATTGTTGAAGTGACATTACACCCTCATTTATATCTACTAAATCCTTACCTTCTATGATTTTTATATAGCCATCTTCATTAAGTTTCAGCCTTCTTGAAGATAAGATAGTACCCCAATGATTAACAACTATATTCTTAGCTAATTCAACCATATTGCCTGATTCATCATTTCTTACTTCATATTTATAGATTCCTTTAGGAAGCAGTTCTTCATGAATTCTTAATGGAGTAAACAGGACTTTATGATTAAAAAGATAATATGTTTCATATTTAAGTTCATTTGGATTAGGTAATGATGGTTTATGACTCTCACGATTATTCATCGTTTCCAGCTGAAACATGATATAGTCAACATAACATTCACTTATATCTTGATAATTATCGTAATGATCTAAAAAGTATTGAATATAACTTTCGTCAAGTAATCTCCTGCACTGAATACAAAACAAATCAACACTATCACCTTCCTTAACAAGTGATACAAGTTTCTTTAATACATCATTTGATACTTTGGTAAAGCGTATCTTTATGACATCATCATTGAATTTAATATTATGAAGATATTTTTTGCTGTCTATGTCTTGAATTGCCTTATTAATCTTTTTACTTTCACCATAGAAATCTACATAATGCCTTTTTCCATTGCCTTCTATAACTGCACGAAGCTTCATCGTTCTATCTCTTTCTTTCTAAATCTTGCTTTAAACTTTGAATGCTTTAGCTCAAAGTAATGTTCAAAAATAGATTGACTTCGTTTCTTGAAATCAGCAAAGGCTTTTCCTGAAGTTGTAAAATAATGACCAATATCATATCCATTATGACGATCTGGTGTTGTTCGCCATGTAACAAATTCCTTATGATTGGGCTTATCCTTCATTGCTAAAACAACAGTTCGATTTCCACATGTAAACTCATCAATAACTTCAAATCCAGCATTTCTTTCTGGATATAGTGAACTGATATCAACAGAATCAAGTCCAAGCAGCTGCTTAAACAGTGATGGGTTGATTCCTGTACTTTGACAATGACTGATATAGTTTTGAAGTCCTTTCAAACATCGAATATCCTCTTTACAGTTATCTTCAATAATGCTCCACATTCCATAATGCTGTTCTATGCTCATGAATTCTAAATGATAATCCTTTTCAAAATATTCTAAGAAGTCACTATTCATATCATAGCTCCATTCCAAGATTTCATAGACGTTATCTTTGTTAAGTTTAATTTCATTGGTTTCATGACCAATATAGCGAATCATTGTTTGCTGATCGTTGCTCACACCAAAAACAATGATTTCCTTTTCACCTTTTTTATCTTTAACAAAGATATAGGCTGGTTCATAATCGTTATACTCACTGTTTGACATTTCAAAACATGCTTTACTATAAATACTCCAATTTTCCTTATCCATCAGTTTCCTCCTTTCCATTTGTTTCTAAAATGAATTCTTCATTATCTACAGTTAAATAAGCTATTGCTTTTTCCCTTTCTAAAGAAGAATACTCATTACCTGAATGTGAGATAATGAGTAGACTTGTTTTTCTTAGATGAGGATTTAAACGCAAATCAGAAATCATGCAGTTTAATGTATCAGCAATATCATCCAACAATGAATGTCTTTCCTGAGTGTTCCTCAATGACTTTTTTAAATGCCTTGATTGTTTCATCATCAGCTTTTTCCTTTTCGATATAATAAGAGTAGCTTAATCCAAAGAAGTGATTTTTATAATCGGCATAAGCATTTTCAACTGCTCCATGATAATCGTTATACTCAATAGAATAATCATTCTTATTCAAAACAGTAACTCGATACGTGATATCTTCTGTTTGCTTGCGACTTTGATTGTTGAAAAGAATCATATGTCTTACTCCAAGCATAAGTTTCTTGTCACCGATATCCTCAGAAATCAAGATATCAAAATCTTCAAATTGATTTTCAATGAAAACATATAAAATATCATTCACTGGCAAGCCAGTATGATATGCTAATAATTGATTGTTGATACCTGTTTTCTTACAAAAACGAAGATAGCTATATAAACCTCTATTGACCATTCCAATAACATCTAATGAATGATCAATATAATTCCATAGATAGCCATGCGTATCTATGTTCATGTAATAAAGACTGTAGCCTTCATTTAACTTTGAAATGATGAACGCCTCAATACCTGGTTCAAGATAATAGCTGTATTTCCTCTTGATTTGAATATCCTTGAAAGCAATTGTTTTTTTCTTTTCTTCAGGACGATAGATAAATTTATCAACACCTACTTCAATACCTACAATGTATTTTTCCTCATTATCTTTTTTCTTTGACATGATAAACAGTAAATCAGTAAACATTGTATCCTCACTTAACATTTGCAAAACTTCATCCACTCTTTTATTTACTTCAAATAATTCCATATATTTCTCCTTCATAGCATAAAGAGGGAGTTAATATTACTCTCTCCTCCTTTTATCTTTTTATTTTCTTCATTTTTTAATCTTTCTTACTGCAAGATATACTTTAAGTGCCAATAGCACACTTAAGATCAATAAAATAATATAAATATTATCTATCATGTGATTCACCTTTATCTTGAGATTTCTTCTTTTTGATAAAACAGATACATCCTATACCTGCAATAGTAACACCACATGCATACAATCCAATCATTGAATTATCACCAGTTTTAACCACTGATTTCTTGATTGGTTGATCTTTCATGACAACCTTTTGAATTTTCCCAGTTTCTTCAACTGTAAATGCAATATCTTCAGCAACTTCATAACCATCAGGAGCTGTTATTTCTCTTAATGTATATTGTCCTGCTGGCATTTTTTCAAATAGATGTGGTTTATCAGTTGTTATCCATTCATGAATCACTTTATTGCTTTCATCTATAATCTGTAATTTAGCACCAGGTAATTCCTTACCAGTTACAATATCCTGTTTAGAAATCTCTACTTTAATGACATCGTCAATCATTTCAACCTTTTGTACTTCTGTAGTGTTGTTGACAGTAAAAGTAATATCTGATGCCTTGACATATCCAAGTGGTGCAAGGTCCTCACGAAGTCTATATTTTTCATCAACTAATAATCCTTTGATGATATGAGGTTCATTTGTTGAAGTCCACGTT carries:
- a CDS encoding protein kinase domain-containing protein, whose product is MSNHKCRYESIYQEIGKLGKGGNATVLHVKNKKNNKDFALKLLTNKQFYEKKQRFTDEIKIMVNNYKEIEGVMPIYDFSYNEYWYSMPIATPILDHLEKKLVLMKLC
- a CDS encoding protein kinase domain-containing protein, yielding MLGIIQLCETLEKLHEKGISHRDIKPSNIYYYNDRFCFGDFGLVDFPDNINNLTRSDRGLGAIFTIAPEMKRNPKDADGKKADVFSLAKTMWMLLTKNEKGYDGVYNFQDSTHGLHFIKDYKDIHLVEIEELFQESTNNDPNLRPTIKEFKEKLLLWIEIISDLNKSQASDWKFLNKQLFGLYPPDSSSWQDINSIVEILNIITSIPAYNHMLFHTNGGLDLFYAKKANEDNCIKLYDTIGFCYIVKPKRLYFEGFNKNYKWNYFLLELDELEPILETPVYFDRENLVEDIPGHYVSAQYAQYGVYDYDSGMLLPKGFEVIERFVKGRIMIVMKTGPYNGINGTYDGRHGDCTIDEFRRYIDNLVKYYSKAYTYIKQNKEFNNLSEDEIEARILRLEFFNKNPFSEKVNHIEELRIKEKIKQEEMISKYIESNFMNWNFTDIISEYIDSASTNIKFTFKFKAIDNDIFDLISDKCYYLCKDGYIKKLKLSIDDCFSLSDRTKAIEMQNMLTKRVIDFLQERELAELKKYESYFSISLVRNGRPSHLFTKEEIQYVMMQADDRVNNQLVIDENGYAHIINDTRLGHLYPVSHEIWEAGNNYVGKYSKLGTLDDNYISSLQNWIMYLETGKHQSADYVDEERNVDELLKK
- a CDS encoding LPD28 domain-containing protein; this encodes MKLRAVIEGNGKRHYVDFYGESKKINKAIQDIDSKKYLHNIKFNDDVIKIRFTKVSNDVLKKLVSLVKEGDSVDLFCIQCRRLLDESYIQYFLDHYDNYQDISECYVDYIMFQLETMNNRESHKPSLPNPNELKYETYYLFNHKVLFTPLRIHEELLPKGIYKYEVRNDESGNMVELAKNIVVNHWGTILSSRRLKLNEDGYIKIIEGKDLVDINEGVMSLQQYFNPIKKQVASYVL
- a CDS encoding TnpV protein; translation: MNKLEYISSLLEETSQKITHDGTSWMKFLDTTCYMFKYSFTDQILIHAQRPDATVCASFDTWNNRMGRWIKKGSKGIALIQETRYGYGLRYVFDVSDTESNKKPVRTWSIDESMHDVVIEQLSNEFKLDIKSTNLEEVLTHVSKQLVEGSYSDYLIQLNKFIDDSSLMLYGEHEIKQLLVRLMENSLSYALMKRCQLDTNLYFDEEDFNGIELLDTPDTIGVLGNAHRDMSDEVLSKIGVIARDLIKNQNRTFEKSSEKLDNEVENKGEGGITDEHNIQSGRGLSVSKSQDGQNEDNWEIRNDASSLSQGESARTLVRSHEQESIEHTLATNSSGSEMMMEQLMEQMLIKNPAPDKKTNQMAWVGHMNSLKEQVEEIILTQLIYN